A single Acetivibrio cellulolyticus CD2 DNA region contains:
- a CDS encoding reverse transcriptase domain-containing protein, with protein MSDLFNILERAYKKLKASIYFDKTQLVLRNRIVMYEGDDCEKFKEKLHRLAVKLTASESEWTEFENELLKTIEVLAFPKKVKDDSNENLIRNDYSDSVEIERAQYFFDMDVEGQLLGVLWILYFGIDIDENLYKNSYGNRLKPRVKKEKLEVDENLTFSPYLFKPYYNQYETWRDIGLKLAQDYLNKGQDILIITMDFKDFYHSVDFSEKEFKNFYNDYCEKHGGHDTDTGFELEKRINMFVFRCIEKYSKKFKKGRIFLPIGFLPSNILSNWYLDKFDKEIINKWNPVYYGRYVDDIIIVEKIEKNSPVISLLKQDSNDDKDRKDRILEYYLCNCKNNIGNDCKNNMSLLKILPTEKNKQGKKEDVIYEVNKKIFSDKLNPKITLQNNKVKVFYFNYKESDALITCFRNTIRENKSEFRFLPEDGAVFYDDDYSEIYDVKNSETINKFRGIEGIIVDKFALSKFLGKYLRIGSLITDKKESKFVKDINKIFDSKTITENYFVWEKVLQFFIENNKIDSFIKFVQTIKGVINKINFSEEISETECSISDTLSDFLFSAVVRSLSLCWGKKIKKEVVEVVAIFEDTYSAKYINKCRKNYCCTRMIDKHLMPLLIDTVIEDEIFLDDKYYNLCFLDTYRLASDLMLEKAKYKYYPYMITPQDISLCLTFGKVMSNSLVENSELIDKMKRKYVDMNYKHNTIINDELSFLSTLESKTFLKCTDKAHIIKVGDKKKQQLKIAVTSAAVSNDDFVGVLTDKVNRSFSRYNKLSKIINQAIKHKADILVLPEAYVPYEWIPLIARKCANAGMAIITGIEHIKSQKSIYNITATILPYNVEEYTFSYIGFHTKVHYSPEEERQIKGYGFEAKRGDMYDLFLWNDLWFSTYCCYELASIRDRCIFSSYVDMLAMVECNKDVNYYSNIIESLSRDMHCYCVQVNSSEYGDSRITQPAKTEIKDIIKTKGGTNETILIGEIDINKLRNFQIKGYELQKDDNTFKPTPPQLDIEVVKKKIKGVLFSEFDDD; from the coding sequence ATGTCAGATTTATTCAACATTCTAGAACGTGCTTACAAAAAGCTTAAGGCAAGCATTTATTTTGATAAAACACAACTTGTTTTGAGAAATAGAATTGTAATGTATGAAGGTGATGATTGTGAAAAATTTAAAGAAAAATTGCATAGACTTGCTGTTAAGTTAACTGCAAGTGAAAGTGAGTGGACCGAGTTTGAAAATGAACTATTAAAAACAATAGAAGTGTTGGCGTTCCCTAAAAAAGTAAAGGATGATTCAAATGAAAATCTTATAAGAAACGATTATAGTGATTCTGTTGAAATTGAAAGAGCACAATACTTTTTTGATATGGACGTTGAGGGTCAATTATTAGGAGTACTCTGGATTTTATATTTTGGTATAGATATTGACGAAAACCTATATAAAAATTCTTATGGTAATAGATTAAAACCGAGAGTAAAAAAAGAGAAGCTTGAAGTGGATGAAAATTTGACTTTTTCTCCATATCTATTTAAGCCTTACTACAATCAGTATGAGACTTGGCGTGATATTGGGCTTAAGTTGGCTCAAGATTATCTAAACAAAGGACAAGATATTTTGATAATTACAATGGATTTTAAAGATTTTTATCACTCGGTTGATTTTTCTGAAAAGGAGTTTAAGAATTTTTATAATGATTATTGTGAGAAACATGGTGGTCATGACACTGATACTGGCTTTGAGTTGGAAAAAAGAATTAATATGTTTGTATTCAGATGTATAGAAAAGTATAGTAAAAAATTTAAAAAGGGAAGAATCTTTTTGCCTATTGGTTTTTTGCCATCTAATATATTGTCTAACTGGTATCTGGATAAATTCGACAAAGAAATAATCAACAAATGGAATCCTGTTTATTACGGAAGATATGTTGATGATATAATTATTGTTGAGAAGATTGAAAAGAATAGTCCTGTTATTAGTCTTTTGAAACAGGATTCAAATGATGATAAGGATAGAAAAGATAGAATTTTAGAATACTATCTATGTAACTGTAAAAACAACATTGGTAACGATTGCAAAAATAATATGTCCCTTCTTAAAATTTTACCTACAGAAAAGAATAAGCAGGGAAAAAAAGAGGATGTTATCTATGAGGTTAATAAGAAGATATTTAGTGATAAACTAAATCCAAAAATCACCCTGCAAAATAATAAGGTAAAAGTATTTTATTTTAATTACAAAGAATCTGATGCTTTAATAACATGTTTTAGAAATACAATTAGAGAAAACAAAAGTGAATTTAGATTTTTACCAGAAGATGGGGCTGTTTTTTATGATGATGACTATAGTGAAATTTATGATGTTAAAAATTCTGAAACTATAAATAAATTCAGAGGGATTGAGGGGATAATTGTTGATAAATTTGCCCTTTCAAAGTTTTTAGGGAAATATTTGAGAATTGGCAGCTTAATTACTGATAAGAAAGAGTCAAAATTTGTTAAGGATATAAATAAGATTTTTGATAGTAAAACAATTACTGAAAATTACTTTGTTTGGGAAAAAGTACTTCAATTCTTTATTGAGAACAATAAAATTGATTCATTTATAAAATTTGTACAAACGATTAAAGGTGTTATTAATAAGATTAATTTTAGCGAAGAAATCAGCGAAACAGAATGTTCAATAAGTGATACACTTAGTGATTTCTTATTTTCTGCAGTTGTTAGATCCTTATCACTTTGTTGGGGTAAAAAAATAAAGAAAGAAGTTGTGGAAGTTGTAGCTATATTCGAAGATACGTATTCTGCTAAATATATAAATAAATGTCGTAAAAACTATTGTTGTACGCGAATGATAGACAAGCATTTGATGCCATTATTAATTGATACAGTAATTGAGGATGAGATTTTTCTTGATGATAAATACTATAACTTATGTTTTCTTGATACATATAGACTTGCGAGTGATTTAATGTTAGAAAAAGCAAAATATAAGTATTACCCATATATGATTACACCTCAGGATATATCATTATGCTTGACATTTGGTAAAGTTATGAGTAATTCGTTAGTTGAAAATTCAGAATTAATTGATAAAATGAAAAGAAAATATGTTGATATGAATTATAAGCATAATACAATTATTAATGATGAATTGAGCTTTTTATCTACTCTTGAATCAAAAACATTTCTTAAGTGTACAGATAAAGCACATATAATTAAAGTTGGAGATAAAAAGAAACAACAGTTAAAGATTGCTGTGACAAGTGCTGCTGTAAGTAATGACGATTTTGTAGGAGTTTTAACCGATAAAGTAAATAGATCATTTTCTAGATATAATAAGCTCTCTAAAATCATTAATCAAGCTATTAAGCATAAAGCTGATATTTTGGTGTTGCCAGAGGCTTATGTTCCATATGAGTGGATACCTTTGATTGCACGCAAATGTGCAAATGCAGGAATGGCAATTATTACAGGTATTGAACATATAAAGTCGCAAAAAAGTATTTATAATATTACCGCTACCATATTACCCTATAATGTTGAGGAATATACCTTTTCGTATATAGGATTTCATACAAAAGTTCATTATTCGCCTGAAGAGGAACGGCAGATAAAGGGGTATGGTTTTGAAGCTAAACGTGGAGATATGTATGATCTGTTTTTATGGAATGATCTTTGGTTTTCAACGTATTGTTGTTATGAGTTGGCATCTATAAGAGATCGTTGTATTTTTTCATCATATGTTGATATGCTTGCAATGGTTGAATGTAATAAAGATGTAAATTACTATAGCAATATAATTGAATCATTGAGCAGAGATATGCATTGTTACTGTGTTCAGGTTAATTCTTCAGAATATGGAGATAGCAGAATAACTCAGCCAGCAAAAACAGAAATAAAAGATATAATTAAGACTAAAGGTGGAACAAACGAAACAATATTAATTGGCGAAATTGATATAAATAAATTAAGAAATTTTCAAATTAAGGGGTACGAGCTTCAAAAAGATGACAATACATTTAAACCGACACCACCGCAACTTGATATTGAAGTTGTAAAGAAAAAGATTAAAGGAGTACTGTTTTCTGAATTTGATGATGATTAA